From the genome of Eucalyptus grandis isolate ANBG69807.140 chromosome 2, ASM1654582v1, whole genome shotgun sequence, one region includes:
- the LOC104428337 gene encoding methyl-CpG-binding domain protein 4-like protein isoform X2 → MAKKRKKRADDGEEPAAAAAAAAAVVSPYFQKKPASGQAAEADPEQGGLPISEKILELISRFTYTGGPLLKKQKEGLAPISRSDGRPRLSPYFQQKKSNGEGNDGGVGGAGGGTLGERKPGDEKPQSRAKARPSARAKAGNAVKVSPYFQKAEGASQQPQPLRDGRARGKKAVKIKVSPYFQKAEGEAPQPQPQPQRKARARKVRVPKKKKVDEEGEGTEAKEIAKRKRRAYDRRRVLTAAEKRAEAYRRKAPDNTWKPPPSGHRLLQESHWRDPWRVLLICMLLNVTTGKQTSQYLDALFKEYPDATKAAEASIETLESIIQPLGLKRKRARMIVRMSREYLDESWTHVTQLHGVGKYAADAYAIFCTGKWKEVHPLDHKLNDYWQYLWWLEDRRLLK, encoded by the exons ATggcgaagaagaggaagaagagagccGACGATGGAGAggagcccgccgccgccgccgccgccgccgccgccgtcgtctcTCCCTACTTCCAGAAGAAACCGGCGAGCGGTCAAGCGGCGGAAGCTGATCCCGAACAGGGAGGCCTTCCCATCAGCGAGAAGATCCTGGAGTTGATATCGCGCTTCACGTACACGGGCGGCCCATTGTTAAAGAAGCAGAAGGAGGGGTTAGCGCCAATTTCGCGCTCCGACGGCCGGCCCAGGCTCTCCCCTTATTTCCAGCAGAAGAAGAGCAACGGCGAAGGCAACGACGGCGGTGTCGGCGGTGCTGGCGGTGGTACCCTTGGAGAGAGAAAGCCAGGTGACGAGAAACCACAGTCGCGGGCCAAGGCGAGACCGAGCGCGAGGGCGAAGGCGGGAAATGCTGTAAAGGTCTCTCCTTACTTCCAAAAGGCCGAAGGCGCGTCGCAGCAGCCGCAGCCGCTGAGAGACGGGAGAGCGAGAGGGAAGAAGGCAGTTAAGATTAAGGTTTCGCCCTACTTCCAGAAGGCCGAAGGTGAGGCGCCGCAGCCGCA GCCGCAGCCGCAGCGCAAGGCGAGAGCGAGGAAGGTTAGGGttccgaagaagaagaaggtcgATGAGGAAGGGGAAGGCACGGAAGCGAAGGAGATAGCGAAGAGGAAGAGGCGGGCGTATGACAGGAGGAGGGTGTTGACTGCCGCGGAGAAGAGAGCGGAGGCCTACAGGAGGAAGGCTCCCGATAACACATGGAAGCCTCCGCCCTCCGGCCACCGTCTCCTGCAAGAGAGCCACTGGCGTGATCCTTGGCGTGTTCTCCTCATCTGTATGCTTCTCAATGTCACTACTGGCAAACAG ACAAGTCAGTACTTGGATGCTCTGTTCAAGGAATATCCTGATGCCACAAAGGCGGCGGAGGCTTCTATAGAAACTCTGGAGTCTATTATTCAGCCCCTGGGTTTGAAAAGGAAGAGGGCTAGAATGATTGTGCGAATGTCACGTGAATACCTTGATGAGAGCTGGACTCATGTGACTCAGCTACATGGTGTTGGCAA GTACGCAGCCGACGCGTATGCTATATTCTGTACAGGAAAGTGGAAAGAAGTGCATCCTCTGGATCACAAACTTAATGATTACTGGCAATATTTATGGTGGCTCGAGGATAGAAGACTATTGAAATAG
- the LOC104428337 gene encoding methyl-CpG-binding domain protein 4-like protein isoform X1, whose product MAKKRKKRADDGEEPAAAAAAAAAVVSPYFQKKPASGQAAEADPEQGGLPISEKILELISRFTYTGGPLLKKQKEGLAPISRSDGRPRLSPYFQQKKSNGEGNDGGVGGAGGGTLGERKPGDEKPQSRAKARPSARAKAGNAVKVSPYFQKAEGASQQPQPLRDGRARGKKAVKIKVSPYFQKAEGEAPQPQRQRQPQPQRKARARKVRVPKKKKVDEEGEGTEAKEIAKRKRRAYDRRRVLTAAEKRAEAYRRKAPDNTWKPPPSGHRLLQESHWRDPWRVLLICMLLNVTTGKQTSQYLDALFKEYPDATKAAEASIETLESIIQPLGLKRKRARMIVRMSREYLDESWTHVTQLHGVGKYAADAYAIFCTGKWKEVHPLDHKLNDYWQYLWWLEDRRLLK is encoded by the exons ATggcgaagaagaggaagaagagagccGACGATGGAGAggagcccgccgccgccgccgccgccgccgccgccgtcgtctcTCCCTACTTCCAGAAGAAACCGGCGAGCGGTCAAGCGGCGGAAGCTGATCCCGAACAGGGAGGCCTTCCCATCAGCGAGAAGATCCTGGAGTTGATATCGCGCTTCACGTACACGGGCGGCCCATTGTTAAAGAAGCAGAAGGAGGGGTTAGCGCCAATTTCGCGCTCCGACGGCCGGCCCAGGCTCTCCCCTTATTTCCAGCAGAAGAAGAGCAACGGCGAAGGCAACGACGGCGGTGTCGGCGGTGCTGGCGGTGGTACCCTTGGAGAGAGAAAGCCAGGTGACGAGAAACCACAGTCGCGGGCCAAGGCGAGACCGAGCGCGAGGGCGAAGGCGGGAAATGCTGTAAAGGTCTCTCCTTACTTCCAAAAGGCCGAAGGCGCGTCGCAGCAGCCGCAGCCGCTGAGAGACGGGAGAGCGAGAGGGAAGAAGGCAGTTAAGATTAAGGTTTCGCCCTACTTCCAGAAGGCCGAAGGTGAGGCGCCGCAGCCGCAGCGGCAGCGGCA GCCGCAGCCGCAGCGCAAGGCGAGAGCGAGGAAGGTTAGGGttccgaagaagaagaaggtcgATGAGGAAGGGGAAGGCACGGAAGCGAAGGAGATAGCGAAGAGGAAGAGGCGGGCGTATGACAGGAGGAGGGTGTTGACTGCCGCGGAGAAGAGAGCGGAGGCCTACAGGAGGAAGGCTCCCGATAACACATGGAAGCCTCCGCCCTCCGGCCACCGTCTCCTGCAAGAGAGCCACTGGCGTGATCCTTGGCGTGTTCTCCTCATCTGTATGCTTCTCAATGTCACTACTGGCAAACAG ACAAGTCAGTACTTGGATGCTCTGTTCAAGGAATATCCTGATGCCACAAAGGCGGCGGAGGCTTCTATAGAAACTCTGGAGTCTATTATTCAGCCCCTGGGTTTGAAAAGGAAGAGGGCTAGAATGATTGTGCGAATGTCACGTGAATACCTTGATGAGAGCTGGACTCATGTGACTCAGCTACATGGTGTTGGCAA GTACGCAGCCGACGCGTATGCTATATTCTGTACAGGAAAGTGGAAAGAAGTGCATCCTCTGGATCACAAACTTAATGATTACTGGCAATATTTATGGTGGCTCGAGGATAGAAGACTATTGAAATAG
- the LOC104428337 gene encoding methyl-CpG-binding domain protein 4-like protein isoform X3 translates to MAKKRKKRADDGEEPAAAAAAAAAVVSPYFQKKPASGQAAEADPEQGGLPISEKILELISRFTYTGGPLLKKQKEGLAPISRSDGRPRLSPYFQQKKSNGEGNDGGVGGAGGGTLGERKPGDEKPQSRAKARPSARAKAGNAVKVSPYFQKAEGASQQPQPLRDGRARARARGKKAVKVKVSPYFQKAEGEAPQPQRKARARKVRVPKKKKVDEEGEGTEAKEIAKRKRRAYDRRRVLTAAEKRAEAYRRKAPDNTWKPPPSGHRLLQESHWRDPWRVLLICMLLNVTTGKQTSQYLDALFKEYPDATKAAEASIETLESIIQPLGLKRKRARMIVRMSREYLDESWTHVTQLHGVGKYAADAYAIFCTGKWKEVHPLDHKLNDYWQYLWWLEDRRLLK, encoded by the exons ATggcgaagaagaggaagaagagagccGACGATGGAGAggagcccgccgccgccgccgccgccgccgccgccgtcgtctcTCCCTACTTCCAGAAGAAACCGGCGAGCGGTCAAGCGGCGGAAGCTGATCCCGAACAGGGAGGCCTTCCCATCAGCGAGAAGATCCTGGAGTTGATATCGCGCTTCACGTACACGGGCGGCCCATTGTTAAAGAAGCAGAAGGAGGGGTTAGCGCCAATTTCGCGCTCCGACGGCCGGCCCAGGCTCTCCCCTTATTTCCAGCAGAAGAAGAGCAACGGCGAAGGCAACGACGGCGGTGTCGGCGGTGCTGGCGGTGGTACCCTTGGAGAGAGAAAGCCAGGTGACGAGAAACCACAGTCGCGGGCCAAGGCGAGACCGAGCGCGAGGGCGAAGGCGGGAAATGCTGTAAAGGTCTCTCCTTACTTCCAAAAGGCCGAAGGCGCGTCGCAGCAGCCGCAGCCGCTGAGAGACGGGAGAGCGAGAG CGAGAGCAAGAGGGAAGAAGGCGGTTAAGGTTAAGGTTTCACCCTACTTCCAGAAGGCCGAAGGTGAGGCGCCGCAGCCGCAGCGCAAGGCGAGAGCGAGGAAGGTTAGGGttccgaagaagaagaaggtcgATGAGGAAGGGGAAGGCACGGAAGCGAAGGAGATAGCGAAGAGGAAGAGGCGGGCGTATGACAGGAGGAGGGTGTTGACTGCCGCGGAGAAGAGAGCGGAGGCCTACAGGAGGAAGGCTCCCGATAACACATGGAAGCCTCCGCCCTCCGGCCACCGTCTCCTGCAAGAGAGCCACTGGCGTGATCCTTGGCGTGTTCTCCTCATCTGTATGCTTCTCAATGTCACTACTGGCAAACAG ACAAGTCAGTACTTGGATGCTCTGTTCAAGGAATATCCTGATGCCACAAAGGCGGCGGAGGCTTCTATAGAAACTCTGGAGTCTATTATTCAGCCCCTGGGTTTGAAAAGGAAGAGGGCTAGAATGATTGTGCGAATGTCACGTGAATACCTTGATGAGAGCTGGACTCATGTGACTCAGCTACATGGTGTTGGCAA GTACGCAGCCGACGCGTATGCTATATTCTGTACAGGAAAGTGGAAAGAAGTGCATCCTCTGGATCACAAACTTAATGATTACTGGCAATATTTATGGTGGCTCGAGGATAGAAGACTATTGAAATAG
- the LOC104428337 gene encoding methyl-CpG-binding domain protein 4-like protein isoform X4, whose protein sequence is MAKKRKKRADDGEEPAAAAAAAAAVVSPYFQKKPASGQAAEADPEQGGLPISEKILELISRFTYTGGPLLKKQKEGLAPISRSDGRPRLSPYFQQKKSNGEGNDGGVGGAGGGTLGERKPGDEKPQSRAKARPSARAKAGNAVKVSPYFQKAEGASQQPQPLRDGRARGKKAVKIKVSPYFQKAEGEAPQPQPQRKARARKVRVPKKKKVDEEGEGTEAKEIAKRKRRAYDRRRVLTAAEKRAEAYRRKAPDNTWKPPPSGHRLLQESHWRDPWRVLLICMLLNVTTGKQTSQYLDALFKEYPDATKAAEASIETLESIIQPLGLKRKRARMIVRMSREYLDESWTHVTQLHGVGKYAADAYAIFCTGKWKEVHPLDHKLNDYWQYLWWLEDRRLLK, encoded by the exons ATggcgaagaagaggaagaagagagccGACGATGGAGAggagcccgccgccgccgccgccgccgccgccgccgtcgtctcTCCCTACTTCCAGAAGAAACCGGCGAGCGGTCAAGCGGCGGAAGCTGATCCCGAACAGGGAGGCCTTCCCATCAGCGAGAAGATCCTGGAGTTGATATCGCGCTTCACGTACACGGGCGGCCCATTGTTAAAGAAGCAGAAGGAGGGGTTAGCGCCAATTTCGCGCTCCGACGGCCGGCCCAGGCTCTCCCCTTATTTCCAGCAGAAGAAGAGCAACGGCGAAGGCAACGACGGCGGTGTCGGCGGTGCTGGCGGTGGTACCCTTGGAGAGAGAAAGCCAGGTGACGAGAAACCACAGTCGCGGGCCAAGGCGAGACCGAGCGCGAGGGCGAAGGCGGGAAATGCTGTAAAGGTCTCTCCTTACTTCCAAAAGGCCGAAGGCGCGTCGCAGCAGCCGCAGCCGCTGAGAGACGGGAGAGCGAGAGGGAAGAAGGCAGTTAAGATTAAGGTTTCGCCCTACTTCCAGAAGGCCGAAGGTGAGGCGCCGCA GCCGCAGCCGCAGCGCAAGGCGAGAGCGAGGAAGGTTAGGGttccgaagaagaagaaggtcgATGAGGAAGGGGAAGGCACGGAAGCGAAGGAGATAGCGAAGAGGAAGAGGCGGGCGTATGACAGGAGGAGGGTGTTGACTGCCGCGGAGAAGAGAGCGGAGGCCTACAGGAGGAAGGCTCCCGATAACACATGGAAGCCTCCGCCCTCCGGCCACCGTCTCCTGCAAGAGAGCCACTGGCGTGATCCTTGGCGTGTTCTCCTCATCTGTATGCTTCTCAATGTCACTACTGGCAAACAG ACAAGTCAGTACTTGGATGCTCTGTTCAAGGAATATCCTGATGCCACAAAGGCGGCGGAGGCTTCTATAGAAACTCTGGAGTCTATTATTCAGCCCCTGGGTTTGAAAAGGAAGAGGGCTAGAATGATTGTGCGAATGTCACGTGAATACCTTGATGAGAGCTGGACTCATGTGACTCAGCTACATGGTGTTGGCAA GTACGCAGCCGACGCGTATGCTATATTCTGTACAGGAAAGTGGAAAGAAGTGCATCCTCTGGATCACAAACTTAATGATTACTGGCAATATTTATGGTGGCTCGAGGATAGAAGACTATTGAAATAG